A region of Diadema setosum chromosome 15, eeDiaSeto1, whole genome shotgun sequence DNA encodes the following proteins:
- the LOC140238757 gene encoding cdc42 homolog: MQTIKCVVVGDGAVGKTCLLISYTTNKFPSEYVPTVFDNYAVTVMIGGEPYTLGLFDTAGQEDYDRLRPLSYPQTDVFLVCFSVVAPSSFENVKEKWVPEITHHCQKTPFLLVGTQIDLRDDPATIEKLMKNKQKPTTIEAGERMAKELRAVKYVECSALTQKGLKNVFDEAILAALEPPEPTKKRKCRLL; the protein is encoded by the exons ATGCAGACGATAAAGTGTGTTGTAGTAGGAGATGGAGCCGTGGGTAAAACTTGCCTGCTCATATCATACACAACGAATAAGTTCCCTTCAGAATATGTACCTACG GTGTTCGATAACTATGCGGTAACTGTAATGATCGGTGGTGAACCATACACCCTGGGTCTATTTGATACAGCAG GTCAAGAAGACTACGACAGACTGAGGCCCCTCAGCTACCCCCAGACTGACGTCTTCCTCGTCTGTTTCTCCGTTGTAGCGCCCTCGTCATTTGAAAATGTCAAAGAAAAG TGGGTACCAGAGATCACCCACCACTGTCAGAAGACGCCGTTCCTGCTGGTGGGCACGCAGATAGATCTCCGTGACGACCCGGCCACCATCGAGAAGCTGATGAAGAACAAGCAGAAGCCCACGACGATAGAGGCTGGCGAGAGGATGGCCAAGGAACTGCGAGCCGTAAAATACGTCGAGTGCTCCGCCCTGACACAG AAAGGACTGAAGAACGTCTTTGATGAAGCCATCCTGGCCGCTTTGGAGCCTCCAGAACCAACCAAGAAGAGGAAATGCCGCCTCCTCTAG